One segment of Castanea sativa cultivar Marrone di Chiusa Pesio chromosome 3, ASM4071231v1 DNA contains the following:
- the LOC142626771 gene encoding uncharacterized protein LOC142626771 isoform X3, whose translation MALASLGPALGSHHTIRLPLVFCVRKVRHSGSVAAVESVVEPVSLVKEEGGHVPVNKHGVAGRDSKGHQWKKLSSEELGISTKLISKPTKTVLNGLRRKGYEVYLVGGCVRDLILKRTPKDFDVITSAGLKEVRKTFSRCEIVGKRFPICHVHVNDTIVEVSSFSTSGSGSKSSCKFGNYFSKPSGCNERDYIRWRNCLQWDFTINGLMYDPYTKIVFDYMGGMEDIRKAKVRTVIPANVSFVDDCARILRAVRIAARLRFRFTREIALSVRELSSSVLRLDKGRILMEMNYMLAFGSAEASLRLLWRFGLLEILLPIQASYFASQGFRRRDERSNMLLSLFTNLDKLVAPNQPCHSSLWIAILAFHKALVDQPRDPLVIAAFSLAVHSGGSLFEAVEIARRISQPHDQSFDELFDPRDLDFNDALIDNVVDLAASVKAVLCKMTDPCYVSQAMSKYPQAPCSDLIVVPI comes from the exons ATGGCGCTGGCTTCCCTTGGACCTGCATTGGGCTCCCACCACACTATTCGTCTCCCTCTGGTATTCTGCGTCCGAAag GTACGACATAGTGGCTCTGTTGCCGCGGTTGAATCGGTTGTTGAACCAGTGAGTCTAGTTAAGGAAGAGGGAGGTCATGTTCCAGTTAATAAACATGGAG TAGCTGGGAGAGATAGCAAGGGACATCAGTGGAAGAAGTTGAGTTCTGAAGAACTTGGGATTTCGACAAAATTGATATCAAAGCCCACGAAGACCGTTCTAAATGGGCTACGGAGAAAAG GGTATGAGGTATACCTTGTTGGAGGTTGTGTACGAGATCTTATTCTGAAGAGAACTCCAAAAGATTTTGATGTCATAACTTCAGCAGGACTTAAAGAG GTGCGGAAAACTTTTTCGCGATGTGAAATTGTTGGCAAACGATTTCCCATATGCCATGTTCATGTCAATGACACCATTGTGGAG GTTTCGAGCTTTAGCACCTCTGGCTCTGGAAGCAAGTCCAGTTGCAAGTTCGGTAATTATTTCAGTAAACCGTCTGGCTGCAATGAGCGTGATTATATTCGCTGGAGGAATTGCTTACAGTGGGACTTTACTATTAATGG GTTGATGTATGATCCATATACAAAGATAGTGTTTGATTATATGGGAGGAATGGAAGATATTAGAAAAGCTAAA gTGCGCACTGTGATACCTGCAAATGTTTCTTTTGTGGACGATTGTG CTCGCATTTTACGTGCGGTTAGAATTGCTGCCCGTTTAAGATTTCGTTTCACTAGAGAGATTGCTCTATCAGTAAGAGAATTATCTTCCTCGGTGTTAAGACTTGATAAG GGAAGGATCCTTATGGAAATGAATTATATGCTGGCATTTGGGTCAGCAGAAGCTTCCTTGAGGTTGTTGTGGAGATTTGGACTTTTAGAGATACTTTTGCCCATCCAA GCATCTTATTTTGCTTCACAAGGTTTCCGGAGACGTGATGAGAGATCTAACATGCTTCTT TCATTGTTTACCAACCTTGATAAACTCGTGGCACCTAATCAGCCATGCCATAGTAGCTTATG GATTGCTATCTTAGCATTTCATAAAGCTCTGGTTGATCAGCCTCGTGACCCGTTGGTTATTGCTGCATTTAGTCTTGCTGTCCACAGTGGTGGATCCTTATTTGAAGCTGTAGAAATTGCAAGGAGAATCTCCCAACCACATGACCAAAGCTTTGATGAATTATTCGACCCTCGAGATTTAGACTTCAATGATGCATTGATTGATAATGTTGTTGACCTTGCAGCATCAGTCAAAGCTGTATTATGCAAGATGACAGATCCATGTTATGTTTCCCAAGCAATGTCCAAATATCCACAAGCACCATGCTCAGATCTG ATCGTGGTTCCTATTTGA
- the LOC142626771 gene encoding uncharacterized protein LOC142626771 isoform X1, with protein MALASLGPALGSHHTIRLPLVFCVRKVRHSGSVAAVESVVEPVSLVKEEGGHVPVNKHGVAGRDSKGHQWKKLSSEELGISTKLISKPTKTVLNGLRRKGYEVYLVGGCVRDLILKRTPKDFDVITSAGLKEVRKTFSRCEIVGKRFPICHVHVNDTIVEVSSFSTSGSGSKSSCKFGNYFSKPSGCNERDYIRWRNCLQWDFTINGLMYDPYTKIVFDYMGGMEDIRKAKVRTVIPANVSFVDDCARILRAVRIAARLRFRFTREIALSVRELSSSVLRLDKGRILMEMNYMLAFGSAEASLRLLWRFGLLEILLPIQASYFASQGFRRRDERSNMLLSLFTNLDKLVAPNQPCHSSLWIAILAFHKALVDQPRDPLVIAAFSLAVHSGGSLFEAVEIARRISQPHDQSFDELFDPRDLDFNDALIDNVVDLAASVKAVLCKMTDPCYVSQAMSKYPQAPCSDLVFIPWALSLRVSKIFECVMRGMERGSVLRRGKKINYESLALGSLKEVRHVFARIVFDTIYPPNQNSKHFST; from the exons ATGGCGCTGGCTTCCCTTGGACCTGCATTGGGCTCCCACCACACTATTCGTCTCCCTCTGGTATTCTGCGTCCGAAag GTACGACATAGTGGCTCTGTTGCCGCGGTTGAATCGGTTGTTGAACCAGTGAGTCTAGTTAAGGAAGAGGGAGGTCATGTTCCAGTTAATAAACATGGAG TAGCTGGGAGAGATAGCAAGGGACATCAGTGGAAGAAGTTGAGTTCTGAAGAACTTGGGATTTCGACAAAATTGATATCAAAGCCCACGAAGACCGTTCTAAATGGGCTACGGAGAAAAG GGTATGAGGTATACCTTGTTGGAGGTTGTGTACGAGATCTTATTCTGAAGAGAACTCCAAAAGATTTTGATGTCATAACTTCAGCAGGACTTAAAGAG GTGCGGAAAACTTTTTCGCGATGTGAAATTGTTGGCAAACGATTTCCCATATGCCATGTTCATGTCAATGACACCATTGTGGAG GTTTCGAGCTTTAGCACCTCTGGCTCTGGAAGCAAGTCCAGTTGCAAGTTCGGTAATTATTTCAGTAAACCGTCTGGCTGCAATGAGCGTGATTATATTCGCTGGAGGAATTGCTTACAGTGGGACTTTACTATTAATGG GTTGATGTATGATCCATATACAAAGATAGTGTTTGATTATATGGGAGGAATGGAAGATATTAGAAAAGCTAAA gTGCGCACTGTGATACCTGCAAATGTTTCTTTTGTGGACGATTGTG CTCGCATTTTACGTGCGGTTAGAATTGCTGCCCGTTTAAGATTTCGTTTCACTAGAGAGATTGCTCTATCAGTAAGAGAATTATCTTCCTCGGTGTTAAGACTTGATAAG GGAAGGATCCTTATGGAAATGAATTATATGCTGGCATTTGGGTCAGCAGAAGCTTCCTTGAGGTTGTTGTGGAGATTTGGACTTTTAGAGATACTTTTGCCCATCCAA GCATCTTATTTTGCTTCACAAGGTTTCCGGAGACGTGATGAGAGATCTAACATGCTTCTT TCATTGTTTACCAACCTTGATAAACTCGTGGCACCTAATCAGCCATGCCATAGTAGCTTATG GATTGCTATCTTAGCATTTCATAAAGCTCTGGTTGATCAGCCTCGTGACCCGTTGGTTATTGCTGCATTTAGTCTTGCTGTCCACAGTGGTGGATCCTTATTTGAAGCTGTAGAAATTGCAAGGAGAATCTCCCAACCACATGACCAAAGCTTTGATGAATTATTCGACCCTCGAGATTTAGACTTCAATGATGCATTGATTGATAATGTTGTTGACCTTGCAGCATCAGTCAAAGCTGTATTATGCAAGATGACAGATCCATGTTATGTTTCCCAAGCAATGTCCAAATATCCACAAGCACCATGCTCAGATCTG GTTTTTATTCCATGGGCATTGTCGTTGAGGGTATCCAAGATTTTTGAATGTGTCATGAGGGGCATGGAAAGGGGATCTGTACTCAGAAGGGGGAAAAAGATTAACTATGAGTCTTTGGCGTTGGGGAGCCTGAAAGAGGTTCGACATGTGTTTGCAAGGATTGTTTTTGACACTATTTACCCTCCTAACCAAAACAGTAAACATTTTTCTACATGA
- the LOC142626771 gene encoding uncharacterized protein LOC142626771 isoform X2 encodes MALASLGPALGSHHTIRLPLVFCVRKVRHSGSVAAVESVVEPVSLVKEEGGHVPVNKHGAGRDSKGHQWKKLSSEELGISTKLISKPTKTVLNGLRRKGYEVYLVGGCVRDLILKRTPKDFDVITSAGLKEVRKTFSRCEIVGKRFPICHVHVNDTIVEVSSFSTSGSGSKSSCKFGNYFSKPSGCNERDYIRWRNCLQWDFTINGLMYDPYTKIVFDYMGGMEDIRKAKVRTVIPANVSFVDDCARILRAVRIAARLRFRFTREIALSVRELSSSVLRLDKGRILMEMNYMLAFGSAEASLRLLWRFGLLEILLPIQASYFASQGFRRRDERSNMLLSLFTNLDKLVAPNQPCHSSLWIAILAFHKALVDQPRDPLVIAAFSLAVHSGGSLFEAVEIARRISQPHDQSFDELFDPRDLDFNDALIDNVVDLAASVKAVLCKMTDPCYVSQAMSKYPQAPCSDLVFIPWALSLRVSKIFECVMRGMERGSVLRRGKKINYESLALGSLKEVRHVFARIVFDTIYPPNQNSKHFST; translated from the exons ATGGCGCTGGCTTCCCTTGGACCTGCATTGGGCTCCCACCACACTATTCGTCTCCCTCTGGTATTCTGCGTCCGAAag GTACGACATAGTGGCTCTGTTGCCGCGGTTGAATCGGTTGTTGAACCAGTGAGTCTAGTTAAGGAAGAGGGAGGTCATGTTCCAGTTAATAAACATGGAG CTGGGAGAGATAGCAAGGGACATCAGTGGAAGAAGTTGAGTTCTGAAGAACTTGGGATTTCGACAAAATTGATATCAAAGCCCACGAAGACCGTTCTAAATGGGCTACGGAGAAAAG GGTATGAGGTATACCTTGTTGGAGGTTGTGTACGAGATCTTATTCTGAAGAGAACTCCAAAAGATTTTGATGTCATAACTTCAGCAGGACTTAAAGAG GTGCGGAAAACTTTTTCGCGATGTGAAATTGTTGGCAAACGATTTCCCATATGCCATGTTCATGTCAATGACACCATTGTGGAG GTTTCGAGCTTTAGCACCTCTGGCTCTGGAAGCAAGTCCAGTTGCAAGTTCGGTAATTATTTCAGTAAACCGTCTGGCTGCAATGAGCGTGATTATATTCGCTGGAGGAATTGCTTACAGTGGGACTTTACTATTAATGG GTTGATGTATGATCCATATACAAAGATAGTGTTTGATTATATGGGAGGAATGGAAGATATTAGAAAAGCTAAA gTGCGCACTGTGATACCTGCAAATGTTTCTTTTGTGGACGATTGTG CTCGCATTTTACGTGCGGTTAGAATTGCTGCCCGTTTAAGATTTCGTTTCACTAGAGAGATTGCTCTATCAGTAAGAGAATTATCTTCCTCGGTGTTAAGACTTGATAAG GGAAGGATCCTTATGGAAATGAATTATATGCTGGCATTTGGGTCAGCAGAAGCTTCCTTGAGGTTGTTGTGGAGATTTGGACTTTTAGAGATACTTTTGCCCATCCAA GCATCTTATTTTGCTTCACAAGGTTTCCGGAGACGTGATGAGAGATCTAACATGCTTCTT TCATTGTTTACCAACCTTGATAAACTCGTGGCACCTAATCAGCCATGCCATAGTAGCTTATG GATTGCTATCTTAGCATTTCATAAAGCTCTGGTTGATCAGCCTCGTGACCCGTTGGTTATTGCTGCATTTAGTCTTGCTGTCCACAGTGGTGGATCCTTATTTGAAGCTGTAGAAATTGCAAGGAGAATCTCCCAACCACATGACCAAAGCTTTGATGAATTATTCGACCCTCGAGATTTAGACTTCAATGATGCATTGATTGATAATGTTGTTGACCTTGCAGCATCAGTCAAAGCTGTATTATGCAAGATGACAGATCCATGTTATGTTTCCCAAGCAATGTCCAAATATCCACAAGCACCATGCTCAGATCTG GTTTTTATTCCATGGGCATTGTCGTTGAGGGTATCCAAGATTTTTGAATGTGTCATGAGGGGCATGGAAAGGGGATCTGTACTCAGAAGGGGGAAAAAGATTAACTATGAGTCTTTGGCGTTGGGGAGCCTGAAAGAGGTTCGACATGTGTTTGCAAGGATTGTTTTTGACACTATTTACCCTCCTAACCAAAACAGTAAACATTTTTCTACATGA
- the LOC142627191 gene encoding acyl carrier protein 1, chloroplastic-like isoform X2, protein MATCSATSVNFGASLKPCFNNNRKTDGTSALNMVRVVWTKNVYPSLRTSRFNVCCAAKPETVQKVCEIVKKQLALSDETELTPESKFAALGADSLDTVEIVMGLEEEFDISVEEESSQNITTVQEAADLIEKLVQKKEG, encoded by the exons ATGGCCACTTGCTCCGCTACTTCTGTTAACTTCGGAGCTTCTCTAAAGCCCTGCTTCAACAATAACCGG AAGACTGATGGGACTTCGGCACTGAACATGGTTAGAGTAGTTTGGACCAAGAATGTTTATCCATCTTTGAGGACCTCGAGGTTCAATGTTTGCTGTGCG GCCAAGCCAGAGACAGTACAGAAAGTTTGTGAGATAGTGAAGAAACAGCTAGCTTTGTCTGATGAGACTGAACTCACCCCAGAGTCCAAGTTCGCTGCTCTTGGTGCTGATTCTCTTGATACG GTGGAAATAGTAATGGGTTTGGAGGAAGAATTTGATATCAGCGTTGAGGAGGAAAGCTCTCAGAACATAACAACAGTCCAAGAAGCAGCTGATTTGATAGAGAAGCTTGTTCAGAAGAAAGAAGGCTGA
- the LOC142627191 gene encoding acyl carrier protein 1, chloroplastic-like isoform X3, whose protein sequence is MATCSATSVNFGASLKPCFNNNRTDGTSALNMVRVVWTKNVYPSLRTSRFNVCCAAKPETVQKVCEIVKKQLALSDETELTPESKFAALGADSLDTVEIVMGLEEEFDISVEEESSQNITTVQEAADLIEKLVQKKEG, encoded by the exons ATGGCCACTTGCTCCGCTACTTCTGTTAACTTCGGAGCTTCTCTAAAGCCCTGCTTCAACAATAACCGG ACTGATGGGACTTCGGCACTGAACATGGTTAGAGTAGTTTGGACCAAGAATGTTTATCCATCTTTGAGGACCTCGAGGTTCAATGTTTGCTGTGCG GCCAAGCCAGAGACAGTACAGAAAGTTTGTGAGATAGTGAAGAAACAGCTAGCTTTGTCTGATGAGACTGAACTCACCCCAGAGTCCAAGTTCGCTGCTCTTGGTGCTGATTCTCTTGATACG GTGGAAATAGTAATGGGTTTGGAGGAAGAATTTGATATCAGCGTTGAGGAGGAAAGCTCTCAGAACATAACAACAGTCCAAGAAGCAGCTGATTTGATAGAGAAGCTTGTTCAGAAGAAAGAAGGCTGA
- the LOC142627191 gene encoding acyl carrier protein 1, chloroplastic-like isoform X1: protein MATCSATSVNFGASLKPCFNNNRFLQKTDGTSALNMVRVVWTKNVYPSLRTSRFNVCCAAKPETVQKVCEIVKKQLALSDETELTPESKFAALGADSLDTVEIVMGLEEEFDISVEEESSQNITTVQEAADLIEKLVQKKEG from the exons ATGGCCACTTGCTCCGCTACTTCTGTTAACTTCGGAGCTTCTCTAAAGCCCTGCTTCAACAATAACCGG TTTTTGCAGAAGACTGATGGGACTTCGGCACTGAACATGGTTAGAGTAGTTTGGACCAAGAATGTTTATCCATCTTTGAGGACCTCGAGGTTCAATGTTTGCTGTGCG GCCAAGCCAGAGACAGTACAGAAAGTTTGTGAGATAGTGAAGAAACAGCTAGCTTTGTCTGATGAGACTGAACTCACCCCAGAGTCCAAGTTCGCTGCTCTTGGTGCTGATTCTCTTGATACG GTGGAAATAGTAATGGGTTTGGAGGAAGAATTTGATATCAGCGTTGAGGAGGAAAGCTCTCAGAACATAACAACAGTCCAAGAAGCAGCTGATTTGATAGAGAAGCTTGTTCAGAAGAAAGAAGGCTGA